From the Anopheles stephensi strain Indian chromosome X, UCI_ANSTEP_V1.0, whole genome shotgun sequence genome, the window GTCTTTACATTTTACgtttcatgtttttatttctacaATAATAAAGGATGGTTCCATAGAATTTGAAGAGTTCATCAGGGCATTGTCTATAACATCACGAGGAAACCTTGACGAAAAGTTACATTGTAAGTGGGAAAATTAATATAAGTGAACCATAGCTATGAACGTATGTAAccattttttcaaattttaggGGCATTCCGACTCTACGATGTTGACAATGATGGTTTCATAACACGTGATGAAATGTACAACATTGTCGATGCAATATACCAAATGGTGGTaagtaatattttaataacGAATAACTAATAATTATTGAACGATTTCAAACTGAGAGAAATTATGTAAAATATCCTCTTTAACCGTAAACAGGGACAGCAACCACAAACTGAGGATGATAATACACCGCAGAAGCGAGTGGATAAAATCTTCGATCAGATGGATAAGAATCATGACGATAGGCTAACGCTGGAAGAGTTTCGCGAAGGTAGTAAAGCAGATCCCAGGATTGTACAGGCTTTGAGTTTAGGTGGTGATTAACCGAACGACGCTTTGCGGGAAGATGTACAAATCCCGCCTCGTTCATATTGTTACGATTTGAAGCATAACATCGAAATTAATCGCAGCAACGCATTATTTGTATTAATTTAAAGCTTAACTAGTTTACAcatgttgtttgtgtgtgtgtgtgtgagtgtgtgtgtgtgtgtgtgggggggggggggggcgagaggtatttttatttcacaatTCTTTtaaactgctgctgcagatTTTGTAGAAAACAGGTCATCTATTGTAAGCCTAAACCGGACATGGCTTCAAACATCGCAATGTCAAATGTCATTGAAAACAATAATGAACCTAATAGTTATTGGTAGTGTTTGATAACCAGGAAATAATGCAGTATTGCAGTATCGAAGTATGTTAAACGCGCCTAccaatttcaaacattttcaacTCAATTTTTTACCCATTATTTAACATTACGTCCTGCTATGTAACCTCTGGCAGCTATAGCATTGCTGTGTTTGCATTTCTTACTTGCGCAAATTATAGTGAAAAAtcttttgaaacatttcacgcGCCACCTTAACCATTAAAATTTACACACTCGATCAAACAATCATGCAAAACGCGatataagaagaaaaaaatgtgaaaacaaTCGATAAAAAATTAACTAGTTATCAATCAACCATGACAAATTTGCTTGCTAGGAATGATACATGCTTAACCTAATTCTGATTGTTCGTTAAACTCGTGTTCTCCAGCTCACTTCTAGTGAATTTATGTAGCAAAATCATATTAGAAATCGATAGCAAGATAACATTTGTATTCTAATCTATTAACATACTTTGAGAGGTGTGCAATGCAAAGCAAAATAGGTATTAAAGCACTGAGTATGTAAAGCCGAAGGCAATCAAATTTTGCCATTAACGCAAAGTTAATCCAAGTTTTCGTGGAGAGACTTTTTTCCAACTGTTCCAACCAGGCAATCGTTTCGCTgctcagtaaaaaaaaggcaaaccaaTCAGTTCATCAGGCCAATTTTTGCTCCGAATCATAGACATTTGTACATGTACTAGTAAACTGGTATCGCATCGTGTGCGATATTCTGCTCAAAAATATTGCATCAGAAGGTTTAAGTTTGAGCAGCAACTGCAAATTTGTTTGTGACTGATTCTTTTCGCAAAGTTCTTAAAAACTGTTCACCTTTATAGTAATAGAAATGATACTGCAACAGAATGGTAATATTACAAGAAAACGAGAGAAAGataagaaattgaaaaaatatttacataaTAATGACAACTATTTACACCAATTCAGATACATGAGCAAATAGAGAAGAATGTTTTGCAAGTTATTTTTAGGattcatcttcattttttgACATGCGTAGGTAAAGTGCAAAATTAGTCTTGATGATGGAAGGTTAACAACATGCAATCCAGTTTAATCAGTAAAAGatcaaatgaacaaaaaagtaAGAAATGAATCAAATTACAAATGTGTAAAACCTTTCGAACGATCGTTGTTTTGCAGATAGTTCTAGAGGAGGGCGATCAGTGCTGCACGAACGAACGcacataaacaaaacacacaccacgaCCTAACATATACACGTAACAAATTTATTCTGAATGTCCCGTACTACCATAGAAATATCTAACGACAACATACTAACATTATTTGCCAAAGCTAAGGATCGTAAGTTTAGAAATGCATTTCCGTAGGAGCAGATCAACTAACGCTACGAGAAGACAACAAACTTTATAACAAATATGGGGTAACCGCATCGCTAGCTTGTGTTAGAGATGGCGCACTGTAAAAAATGGGCTTATACTTGTTTATACAGTTGAAGATATtatgaaacaaacaacaacaaaaaacacaaagtcAAACTGTTATTAATATTTGCTACTAGCACAGAAGCGGATCCGATATACTGTTATAgataataaaagaagaaagtgaaaataACTCAAATAAGCACGTTTTAACATGAAATTGATGAAATGAAGCAATCATTGTTAAGGGGATTCGATTTCCACATAAATTGCATTTAAGCTCAATGAAGGCTTTTAGGGCAGGAAATTGTGGAACGAGCCTATTGTTTCCTTTCCACCTAGC encodes:
- the LOC118512828 gene encoding frequenin-1; this translates as MGKKNSKLKQDTIDRLTTATYFTEKEIRQWHKGFLKDCPNGLLTEQGFIKIYKQFFPQGDPSKFASLVFRVFDENNDGSIEFEEFIRALSITSRGNLDEKLHWAFRLYDVDNDGFITRDEMYNIVDAIYQMVGQQPQTEDDNTPQKRVDKIFDQMDKNHDDRLTLEEFREGSKADPRIVQALSLGGD